The genomic segment GCCCGAAAGCCACATATTGCTCAACGGTAACTTCTGCTTCCCCGTCAAGAGGGTGCCCTTTTCTGACCACCCCCACAAACCTGTCTCTGAATAGCGCCTGCAAACGAATCTCCGGTCCCATCGCCCCTAAAACGCCGATTTCAAGATCCACCAGCCCTTCACGCAAATATCGGGAACTCTTCTCTGGCTTGGCGACAAACCGCAAACACACCAGAGGAGCCACCAGAGCAGCAGCGGCAATCAGCGCTGCGCCAAAAGCCTCCACAAAGCCATCGTTCGCCCGAATGGTAAAGGTGCGTTCCAGCGTGGATAAATCCAGTTCCGTTGACGAGGGGCGAAGCAACACCCGCGCTTCAAACACCGCGTTTTGAGTTCGCCCGCGTATCTGTTCAGCATAAGGGGTTAGCACCATATGGCGCCCGGCCCGAACCAACAGTGGATCGCCGGTGGCGGCGCGAAGGCGGCTGAGGGTTCGGCTCATTGCCGAAGCGCTTAACCCCAAACGACGGGCAGCACCGGCCACGCTCCCTTCAGCAAGAAGCACATCAAGCGCAATGAGTAAATTGAGGTCAGGTTCAGTCATACTGGCATAGTACTCCTGGCGAATGAATATGAGAAGGCGTCTGATGCAGGTTATAAGTGCAAATGCTGCGTCTTCCGCCATATCTCCAACAGGGTTATATTCCCTGAACTAATCTAAACTAACCAGCCAGAATGGCATTAACAAGAGCAACTTCCGTATGGAACTATTTTCTGACCTGCCTGGCGATGAAGGGCTTCCCGGCCGGGAACGCTGTTTAGCCATGGTGGCAGTAATGACCATGACCACCATGGCCGTATTCGACGGCTCGATGATTAATATCGCCCTGCCGCAAATCGCGCAGGCTTTAGGCGTTTCCTCCAGCGATGCGGTCTGGGTTTCTAACGGCTATCTGCTGTCGGCGGCGATGACGCTGGCAATATTTGCCGCCATTGCCAGCCAGATTGGCTTTCGGACACTGTTTGCCATCGGTTTAAGCGTATTTACGCTGGCCTCGGTGGGCTGTGCTTTTTCGTCATCGCTGGAAATGCTGGTGATAATGCGCATACTGCAAGGCATTGGCGGTGCGGCAACATTAAGTATTGGCCCGGCAATCCTGCGATCTATTTTCCCCAATCGCCTGCTGGGGCGAATACTGGGGCTGAATGCCTTACTGGTTGCTGCCAGCACCGCCATTGCGCCGGTGCTTGGCGGGACTATTTTATCCACCCTGAGCTGGCAGTGGCTGTTTGCCATTAATATTCCGTTGGGCATTATCGCCATAGTACTCGCGCTGCGGGTTATTCCCGGTAAACGAACCACCACCCGGGAGCCATTCGATATCCCCGGAGCGGTGCTGTCTGCGGTGATGTTAGGGGCGCTTATCATGGCGGCAGGCGCTTTTTCTCGCCCTGAGGGGGTAGAATATTCATTTGGCCCACTGATAACCTCTGTGGGCTATGGGCTAACCGCCATCGCTGCCGGGCTGGCCTTTGTCTGGCGTCAACAGCGTGCGCCAAAGCCGCTGCTTCCCCTTGGTATGTTTGCCTCTTCCCGATTTTCACTGGCGGCGCTAACCTCGCTGGCCTCTTTTGTCAGTCAGGGGATTACCTTTGTTGCGCTGCCGTTCTTATTCCAGAGCGTTTATGGTTACAGCGCGTTTGTCTCCGCGCTGCTTTTTACCCCTTGGCCAATCGGTATTATTCTGGCGGCACCCTATGCCGGACGACTGGCGGATCGCTATCCGGCAGCCATTATCTCTACCGTGGGGCTGTGTCTGTTCGCTGTCGGGCTGGTGCTGCTGGCATTGCTACCCGCTCACCCGCAGGAATGGGATATTGGCGCTCGCAGTTTGCTGTGTGGTATCGGCTTTGGTTGCTTTCAAAGCCCGAATAATCGGGAGATGCTGTCGAATGCATCCCGTGAGAACAGTGGTTATGCATCTGGGGTGCTGGCGATCATGCGCACTTTCGGCCAGTGTCTGGGGGCGGCGTTTGTCGGGGCCATCTTATCGGCTTATGCTCAATCCGGCAGTGAACCGCTAAAGCTGGCGTTACAGGAGGCGCAAGCAGTCAGGCTGAGCCTGTGGGTTGCCGTGGCGGCTACCCTGTTAGCCATGACGATCAGCTATATGCGTAATATTAATCGCGATGAGAAGAAAGCCTGAGTTAAGGCGAGGGAACCGGCATCTGGCTTTATGACGTTCAATAAAGCCAGATGCGCAGATAAATCACTAATCCCCTAACAGCACCGAATCCATGGCTATTTCCACCATCTGATTAAACGATGTCTGACGCAGTTCAGATGACAGCGCTTCACCACGACGGATATGGTCGGATACGGTACAGATACACAGCGCTTTAGCGCCATACTCGGCGGCTACACCGTAAATACCTGCGGCCTCCATCTCGATACCCAGAATGTTATATTTTTCCATTACGTCGAACATCTGCGGGTCCGGGTTATAGAACAGATCGGCAGAAAACATATTGCCAACGTGAACCGGAATCTTCTTTGCTTCTGCCGCCGCCACCGCATGGCGTAATAAATCAAAATCGGCGATGGCAGCAAAGTCGTAGCCCTTAAAGCGGGTGCGATTAACGCCGGAATCGGTACAGGCTCCCATTCCGATCACAATATCCCGTACTTTTACCTGCGGTAGCAGCGCGCCGCAGGAGCCAATACGAATAATCTTATCTACCTGATATTCGGTAATCAGCTCTTTGGTATAGATAGAACAGGAAGGGATCCCCATGCCATGCCCCATCACAGAAACCCGCCGCCCTTTATAGGTGCCGGTATAACCGAGCATATTTCTGACATCGGTAACTAATCGCGCATCCTGCAGCATGGTTTCTGCAATATGTTTAGCTCTGAGCGGGTCGCCGGGCATCAATACAACATCAGCAAAATCACCCGGTTCAGCATTAATATGTGGCGTCGCCATATTCGTTTCCTTTCACAAAGTGGTTAACTGGTTAAGATGATTAAAATAGTGGTTTGCCGTAATCCATCGCCGACAGGTTCAGGTGTTTCGCTACCGTTTGCCCGATATCGGCAAAGGTATGTCGCAACCCCAGCGGGCCGGGCTTCACTTTCGGGCCATAGACCAATACCGGAATATGCTCCCGGGTATGGTCGCTGCCGGTCCAGGTAGGATCACATCCGTGATCGGCTGTCAGAATCAGTAAGTCATCCTCACCAATCAGCGACAGCATCTCCGGCAGGCGACGGTCGAAATGTTCCAGTGCAGCGGCGTAACCGGCAACGTCGCGGCGATGGCCGTAAGAAGAGTCGAAATCAACGAAGTTAGTAAACACAATGGTGTTATCACCCGCCTGTTTGATCTCTCTTAGTGAGGCGTCAAACAGCTCATCAATGCCGGTGGCTTTGACCTTTTTGGTAATGCCTTCATCAGCATAAATATCAGCAATCTTACCAATCGATACAACCTGCCCTTGCTTCTCTTCTACCAGTTTGTTCAGTACGGTGGGTGACGGTGGTTTTACCGCATAGTCATGGCGGTTGCCGGTACGTTTAAAGTTCTCTGGTTTATCACCAGCGAAAGGACGGGCAATAACCCGACCAATGTTATAGCCACCTTGCGTAAGCTCTTCACGCACCAGAGCACACAGTTGATAGAGGTTTTCCAGACCATAGGTCTCTTCATGGCAGGCGATTTGGAATACGGAATCCGCAGAAGTATAGAAAATCGGTTTACTGGTTTTCATGTGCTCAACGCCCAGCTGTTCCAAAATGGCGGTGCCGGAGGCATGACAGTTGCCCAAATAACCCGGCAACTTTGCCCGTTCTACCAACCGCTGTAATAGCGCCGGCGGGAAGCTATTGTTCACATCACTAAAATAGCCCCAGTCAAACAATACCGGCACACCGGCGATCTCCCAATGGCCGGATGGCGTGTCTTTACCGGAAGAGAGCTCTTTCGCGTAGCCATAGGCTCCGATAATTTCTGCCTGTGGATCAAGACCGGCAGGAAACTCACCGGAAGCCTGTTGATTCGCCTTCCCCAACCCCAACTGACTTAAGTTCGGTAAGGTTAACGGGCCACTGCGGCCAATATCCGCACGCCCCTGCTGACAAGCCTGCGCAATATGGCCCAGGGTGTTTGAACCCACATCACCAAATTTATCCGCATCTCGCGTAGCGCCAATACCGAACGAATCGAGAACCATAATAAAAACACGTTTCATGCTCACATCCTTCAGATAGTCGTCACTGGCGTTTTGGCAAAAACCAGCCGTATGGCAGAGGGCCCCGTGTTAGTACAGGAGTCTGGTTCCCTGCTGTTTAAAATAGTGTTGCCAGCTGCTGTCAGGCTGACGGTCGGTTACCACGCAGGTAAACGCCTCCAGAGAGGCAAAACGCCCCACTCTTACCTGTTCAAATTTATTGTGATCGGCAACCAGAATACTTTGCGAAGCCACCGCCATGGCCTGAGCTTTTAAAGCGATCTCATCAACAATAAAGGTGGTCACTCCCTGAGTTAATGAAACGCCCGCGGCAGAAATAAAGGCCTTATCAGGGCGTAAATAATTCAGTTCGTTATGGCCGCCAACGGCGGTAAATATATGGGTGCTGGTTTTAAATTCGCCCCCACACAAGATAACCTTACAATGCGGCTTTTCCTGTAGGGCCATAAAGGTATTCAGTGAGTAGCAGACGCCGGTAAAACGGCGTTCATCAGGAATACTTTCAATGATAAAAGGGACGGTGGTGCCCGAATCGAAAAGTATCACTTCATCATCATTAATCAGTTGAGCGGCCAACTGACCAATATGGCGCTTCTCATCAATATTCTTAAATTGTTGTTCACAAAAGAAGTATTGATTAGCGCCATTCACCTTCGGATCGGTAACAATATATCCACCCAGTAATATCAGCGATGAAGGTTCTGCATTCAGGTCGCGGCGAATGGTCATTTCCGACACATTCAACTGTTGAGCCGCATCACGCACATACACCTTATCGGTATCTTTTAATATCTGGGTAAGTTTATATATTCGCTCCGTCCGACGACTGCTCATGTGTACTCCGGTTAGTAATCTTTCTGTTCGCCAGCCTGCCCCGACACAATACTAACGCCCGAGCTGGTACCGATCCGAGTGGCGCCAGCATTGATCATCTGAGTGGCCGTTTCTCGTGAACGTATACCACCGGATGCTTTAACGCCCATCGTCTTACCGACAGTGTTACGCATCAGTGACACATGTTCAACTGTTGCACCACCGGTGCTGAATCCGGTCGATGTTTTAACAAAATCCACCTGCAAATCACGACAAATTTCGCAAACTTTAACGATTTCGTCATCAGTAAGCAGGCAGGTTTCCAGAATCACTTTTAACGTAACCTCGCCACAGGCCCGCTTAACCGCACCGATATCTGTGGTGACGTCATCAATCCAGCCACTTTTAAGCCAGCCCACATTGATAACCATATCGATTTCCTGCGCCCCGACTTCAATCGCCGCCAGAGCTTCACTGACTTTCACGCTGGTCAGACAGGTGCCTAATGGGAAACCAATGACGCTACATACTTTTACCGGACTTCCGGCTAATTCACTGAACACTAATGGCACATAGCCGGAATTAACACACACCGCCGCAAAGTTATATTTCAGCGCTTCGCGACAAACCTGAATAATTTGTTCCGCCGTCGCATTCATTGCCAGCAATGTATGATCAATATATTGCTCATAACGTATTGATTGACTCATTATTTTACCTTTTTTATTCAGCCCGACAGGAAAGTC from the Limnobaculum zhutongyuii genome contains:
- a CDS encoding MFS transporter, which translates into the protein MELFSDLPGDEGLPGRERCLAMVAVMTMTTMAVFDGSMINIALPQIAQALGVSSSDAVWVSNGYLLSAAMTLAIFAAIASQIGFRTLFAIGLSVFTLASVGCAFSSSLEMLVIMRILQGIGGAATLSIGPAILRSIFPNRLLGRILGLNALLVAASTAIAPVLGGTILSTLSWQWLFAINIPLGIIAIVLALRVIPGKRTTTREPFDIPGAVLSAVMLGALIMAAGAFSRPEGVEYSFGPLITSVGYGLTAIAAGLAFVWRQQRAPKPLLPLGMFASSRFSLAALTSLASFVSQGITFVALPFLFQSVYGYSAFVSALLFTPWPIGIILAAPYAGRLADRYPAAIISTVGLCLFAVGLVLLALLPAHPQEWDIGARSLLCGIGFGCFQSPNNREMLSNASRENSGYASGVLAIMRTFGQCLGAAFVGAILSAYAQSGSEPLKLALQEAQAVRLSLWVAVAATLLAMTISYMRNINRDEKKA
- the deoC gene encoding deoxyribose-phosphate aldolase; the encoded protein is MSQSIRYEQYIDHTLLAMNATAEQIIQVCREALKYNFAAVCVNSGYVPLVFSELAGSPVKVCSVIGFPLGTCLTSVKVSEALAAIEVGAQEIDMVINVGWLKSGWIDDVTTDIGAVKRACGEVTLKVILETCLLTDDEIVKVCEICRDLQVDFVKTSTGFSTGGATVEHVSLMRNTVGKTMGVKASGGIRSRETATQMINAGATRIGTSSGVSIVSGQAGEQKDY
- the deoB gene encoding phosphopentomutase, giving the protein MKRVFIMVLDSFGIGATRDADKFGDVGSNTLGHIAQACQQGRADIGRSGPLTLPNLSQLGLGKANQQASGEFPAGLDPQAEIIGAYGYAKELSSGKDTPSGHWEIAGVPVLFDWGYFSDVNNSFPPALLQRLVERAKLPGYLGNCHASGTAILEQLGVEHMKTSKPIFYTSADSVFQIACHEETYGLENLYQLCALVREELTQGGYNIGRVIARPFAGDKPENFKRTGNRHDYAVKPPSPTVLNKLVEEKQGQVVSIGKIADIYADEGITKKVKATGIDELFDASLREIKQAGDNTIVFTNFVDFDSSYGHRRDVAGYAAALEHFDRRLPEMLSLIGEDDLLILTADHGCDPTWTGSDHTREHIPVLVYGPKVKPGPLGLRHTFADIGQTVAKHLNLSAMDYGKPLF
- the deoD gene encoding purine-nucleoside phosphorylase, with protein sequence MATPHINAEPGDFADVVLMPGDPLRAKHIAETMLQDARLVTDVRNMLGYTGTYKGRRVSVMGHGMGIPSCSIYTKELITEYQVDKIIRIGSCGALLPQVKVRDIVIGMGACTDSGVNRTRFKGYDFAAIADFDLLRHAVAAAEAKKIPVHVGNMFSADLFYNPDPQMFDVMEKYNILGIEMEAAGIYGVAAEYGAKALCICTVSDHIRRGEALSSELRQTSFNQMVEIAMDSVLLGD
- the deoR gene encoding DNA-binding transcriptional repressor DeoR — protein: MSSRRTERIYKLTQILKDTDKVYVRDAAQQLNVSEMTIRRDLNAEPSSLILLGGYIVTDPKVNGANQYFFCEQQFKNIDEKRHIGQLAAQLINDDEVILFDSGTTVPFIIESIPDERRFTGVCYSLNTFMALQEKPHCKVILCGGEFKTSTHIFTAVGGHNELNYLRPDKAFISAAGVSLTQGVTTFIVDEIALKAQAMAVASQSILVADHNKFEQVRVGRFASLEAFTCVVTDRQPDSSWQHYFKQQGTRLLY
- a CDS encoding LysR family transcriptional regulator; translation: MTEPDLNLLIALDVLLAEGSVAGAARRLGLSASAMSRTLSRLRAATGDPLLVRAGRHMVLTPYAEQIRGRTQNAVFEARVLLRPSSTELDLSTLERTFTIRANDGFVEAFGAALIAAAALVAPLVCLRFVAKPEKSSRYLREGLVDLEIGVLGAMGPEIRLQALFRDRFVGVVRKGHPLDGEAEVTVEQYVAFGHVVASRREHISGPVDEALAESGLKRKVAAVVPSFPAALAVAKASDLVALVPASFLINQSMTGATATLRAFELPVKTKGITVSQMWHPRAEVDPGHRWLRGVVLEVCRGRVLCC